Below is a genomic region from Sander vitreus isolate 19-12246 unplaced genomic scaffold, sanVit1 ctg542_0, whole genome shotgun sequence.
agagcgagagaggagagagtaaagagagagagcgagagacagagagagaggaggagagagtaaAGAGGAACCAGAGTGGAGCGTTCCTACGCCATCATCTGGATGGTGCGTCTGGTGGTGGCTGTGAGCGGCGGGCTGGCAGAGAGAGCGCCCTCTGGCAGCACGTTGGTAGAACTGCGGCTCCGCACGCCGTCCGTGGAGCCCACGCTGGAGGCCGAGTGAGTCCTGGAGCGGACCAGCCGGGTCATACCAACTGTGggcactggggggggggggcatggaTGTGTTAGGAGCATTCAGACTGGACTCAGATGTGATGAAGGCTCCGTTCCCACTGGAGCTCCACATCTGCCCAGATGTTACAGAGCTCCACATCTGCCCAGATTTTACGGAGCTCCACATCTGCCCAGATGTTACAGAGCTCCACATCTGGGCAGATGTGACGGAGCTCCACATCTGCCCAGATTTTACGGAGCCCCACATCCGGGCAGATGTTACGGAGCCCCACATCCGGGCAGATGTGACGGAGCCCCACATCTGGGAAGATGTGACGGAGCCCCACATCCGGGCAGATGTGACGGAGCCCCACATCCGGGCAGATGTGACGGAGCCCCACATCCGGGCAGATGTTACGGAGCCGCACATCCGGGCAGATGTTACGGAGCCCCACATCTGGGCAGATGTTAcggagccaatcagaggtatcACGTGATCATCGTTTCCATTTTCAAACACAACTAACGTTCAGCAGAGGTTACGGCCCTGAACACCGAGAAGAAGCTAACTCAAAGAATCCCTGAGACTCTATTGGTTGTGTTCATCGTGCACGTTGTAAtggtgatgatgtcatcatgtGGTCACGTTGTGTGAGCAGCATTAGCTTCACAAAcgatgaaacacacacacacacacacacacacacacacacacacacacacacacacgttatctTCTGATCTATCAGTGAGAGGAGACATGCTGTCACTCTCACTGCAgcagcatgcagacacacagaaacaaagatGGAAATGGAGAGTAGCGAGGAAGTGTGTGTAATCCTGATACCTGATTGGCTGCTCAGGCGGTTTAACACAACATGAGGGACTGGAGGaaacaaagagaagaagaacgagagcagagaggacagaACAGGCTGAGAGATAACACACCAACAACTGCTACTTACAGGgaagcatggctgtagacacacacacacacacacacacacacacacagacagacagacagacagacagacagagacacacacacacacacacacacacacacacacacacaccttttgaTTGAGCAGCTGGGTGTAAAATATTAGTTTTCATTCAGTAAAACTGATTAAActaacagttttagtttagttaaagTCAAAGAGAAGAGTAAAATGTGTCTAAAGCTCTGAGACAGAGTTGAGATGTGAGGACAtttaacacagagacacaaagaccaACAGGAAGCTCAAATACAGACACAACTCAGTCAAACTCAGTGGGAGGCATGCAAGCTGAAGTTAGTCtgtttttatgaataaaaagGAACTTAAAGAAAATCTTCTCCTGGATGTACGTGTGAAAGACATCAAGTGTTTGTGTAACAGTTCCAGAAGATATGAGAAGGTACTCACTGTAGCTCATCCCCTGGACAAAATACTTGAAGGCCTCGGCCAGTTTCCCCGGCTGaggacagagacaaacacacagtcagaccGGCCCAACACGCTCAAAACTCATCACTGGCTGTtttaaagacagagagacaaacccGTCTGACTGACGGATGGCTGACATGCACGGAGCGGGGCACGGAGCGGGGCACGGAGCGGGACAGGGAGAGGGGCACGGAGCGGGACAGGGAGCGGGACAGGGAGCGGGGCACGGAGCGGGGCACGGAGCGGGGCACGGAGCGGGGCACGGCTAACTTCAGCTGAACACCAGACGAGGACCGAGGACAGTCAGAGGCTCAGACTCACCTGCACCACCTGAGGAAGTCCTCCACAGTCGGCCATCTAGTGGACAGAAACAGAACAacatgtggtgacaacagctacAGCTAAACAGGTTCCCTTTAAGAGGTTTAAAACCTAACATGCTACAGATGCTAAACACAacggacctttttcacagcagacatgttgacttgtcatagtaggaagagcacagctgagactgatcaccttaacgatggctcagttctatctagtgtcccagtgagatatttcagtgagtcagcatgaacaacaccaggacctctcctaagaggaatgcagccatcattaatgggtttgaatacacctgtgcttttgctactatgacatgtcaacaagtcatagtaggaaaaggtCTATATCACTCCCAACATCCATGGACACACCTGTCCTTACAGCCACTAACTGACTTTATGATCGGATTGGTGGAACCTCCACTATTCCTATCAGTTGtatgttttcatagttttgtGTCGTAATCTACCTGCAAGTAACCTGAACTATCATCTACATCAGGAAAACAAGGTGCAGTTTGTTtacatcagacagacagagagacagacagttacCTTGAGCAGGGTGGTCTTGGTGGGGTTAAGTCTGGAGTTACACtccacctgcagacacacacacacacacacacacacacacacacacacacacacacacacacacacacacacacagtttataaCAATGTGACATCACATACTGgctgttgtcatggaaacaggGCAGACACTCACCACGACATCAACAGCAGGCGATGTGTCTCCAACCACCAGCAGAGCGGGACacctgagaaacacacacacacgcacacacacatacgcacacacacacgcacacacacacacacacgcacgcacagacacacactattATACAACACAAAAAACCTTAAAAACAGAAGCGCGACTGATGGATGTGTACCTGTCTCATATCATCCGTCAGATTAGATCTAACAGGACAGTGATTCTGATGTAACTGACAGTTtgtttttatgcaaatgaaatAGCTTTTTAAATGCTACGTTACTTCTAAAGATATGACGGAAGTAACAGGAAAACAGCTTTAAAAGGGACGTATTTATGCTGATGTGAAGCTTGGTTCATGAGGTAACtgatacatatttaaaaagacTTTAAAGACTAAAGTAGTCAACGTAGGAGAAACACTGTTAATGTAGGACTGTTAAACAAACAGAGAGAATAAATGTTACCTGAGGGTGTTGACCGAGTTTTCATTCAGACCAGGGAGAGGACGCTCTATCTGCAACTCAGTAcgactaacacacacagacacacacacagacagacacacaataataaatatacagaaatcgctccaagtttacaaactcatcagcTGATTGGGACCAGAGCGAACTAGCTGCAGGTGTGTTACCGCCCTTACACCAGAAACACACACGACTCGCTGCAGCACCACCAGTAGCAGTGAAGCGTAGATTCATGCCTCATCGCTCGCCTGGCTATTCATACCAGACACACACTTCTCCCCGCCGGTCACAAAGAgatccttctcctctccactctacAAACGTCTCTCTccccagtgagtgtgtgtgtgtgtgtgtctgtctctgtgtgtgtgtgtgtgtgtctgtgtgtgtgtgtgactctgtctctgtgtgtgtgtgtctgtctctccgtgtgtctGATCACCTGTATTACTGTAGACCAGCTGAGGCGTCAAGAtagccaaaatcaccataaacctgggtgtttattttgaaatgtaattttgtaaagtattgggctgcactgtggtcttcctgtatgcgattacctgcctggctcgACACATTCACTCTCGGAAGGAGTAAAGGAGACGCCGAAATGATCGCTGCAGCGCGCAGGCTGGTGTGGCCGGATAGAGTGAataacatgggagccaaaatgAAAATCTCCCTGTTTCCCGGTGCTTCAGCGTATGTTTGTGGAGTTAGTCCCCGACAGCTCTGAGGGCTTCCTACCTGTCGTAGCTGTTGTAGAACATGGCCAAGTTGTCCTGAGGTACATCCTGAGAGATGTGGAGCCTGTAGGTCTGGACGATCTCCATGTTGTCGGTCAACtcatcctacacacacacacacacacacacacacacatacatacacacacacacacagagacacacacacacacacacacacacacacacacacacacacagagagacacagacacacacacacagtcaacagTTGAGTGTGGACCCCAGACAGCTCCTCTATATCTTGTATTTCTTGTAAAGCCTGTTTGTCTCACAGCGCTGAAGTGATGTCCCATGATGGTGTCCACCAGGTTGCTGGTCCAGCCGCTCAGCTgaaggacacacaaacacatcacaaaCATTATGACTCTTCATTACTCAACATCACATTATGACTCTTCATTACTCAACATCATATTATGACTCTTCATTACTCAACATCATATTATGTTGAGTAATGTAAACATAATGTGTGTGTCGGACCTCTGCTCTCTGCAgaggtccaagcccgagtctggaagggctgtggaaccctgttgtttttctaaagattattatttttttccattattcttctccgcgtaaaactccgactacagcctaaaccgtacatggtggggggttgtcattttcaggactggtccagaactccgcaaggacctcaggcgcaacaattgacccacttccaccactaggtggcgctatagcagaagaAAAcgtgtttggccctataactcccacaccgtacatTCAAAcatcacgtgatataggccacgcccatttccgcctaaacttttatgcgtgaaaaatcgcgatttatcaaaaacctactttttctatctcctcctagaccgtgctaCCAATTGGCAcgaaacttggcaggtagcatctccagattgacctgacaaaaagttataaaaataatttttataCGATAAAAATTGTGCATATTACACCCAAActaatttgtgtagctaactatgaaaacaccaactttgccatatctcggccaaaataactgccatcaacgccaaactttagattaTTGTTTACCATGACCCTCTGAAGGTCACCCacacgttttacaaaaattggccactagggggaactacaagtacaaaaagtttatatctcatgaaccgctcatccgatttttacaaaatgtgttggGTACCAtgtagggccactcctgaggccaaccctagagtggggtactgaggggtcaaagtgggcgtggcctgtGGGACACACGTCTAgatttactacttacactaacgtgaacaactttaaatttacagggtagatagacaatgggtcatggaccacacctaccaaacattacacatgtggaccactaggtggcactatagtgtttttttgcctttaactcccacattacacatcgcgcattagaaatccttacatccacgtcttccttgaatcaagctgaatcacctgatataggccacgcccatttccgcttaaaagttttttcgcaatatcgcacaatgcgcaaaaccaacttttttgaACTCGCCCTAGGCCGTGCAACCAatcagcacgaaacctggtagaTAGCATCTCCCTATAGACCTGACTGAAAGTTGTacaaagaattttgctacgttaaagtatgcgcatttgacgaccaaactaatgttcctagctagctaccacacacgtatcatatcatatctcggccaaattaaatgttatcagcaaagaacttgagatcgttgttcaacatcccactacgatgctctgtaccaaatttggcaaagatcggcctttagggggcgctataagcaacgtttacTTGTTtcggccaataactcaatgcatttaaatgggaaatttgcaattgcaatatctctgccacagtaaatgcaatcaacacgaaaccTGTGATGCTCGTTCTGCATGtcgctctgaggctctgtaccaaatatggcgaagatcggccattagggggcgctataatcaacgtagacgagttttgtcccttttactcaatcaatgttaatggcatatttgcaatgggaatgtaccacagaccttgcagctcacacttctcaatatttactgatgtttgcctcctacgttatgttttggtttttgctttcgcatgctcccctggttttcaaaaataaacaaacttcttaacccacctgacaaagtttctacaaccttcacagtggacgaATGCAAATAcaaactcttttctctcattttttgAATCCAAAATCGACATgattcataggcgccgataccgtgggagcacccacggaaaatactgagcacccacgtgtg
It encodes:
- the LOC144514322 gene encoding protein NDRG3-like isoform X1, which produces MMEELHDVQLTEIKPLLTGQNGRNLQDFDCQEHDVETAHGVLHVTMRGVAKGNRPTILTYHDVGLNHKSCFNSLFNYEDMQEVTQHFSVLHVDAPGQQENAPVFPTGYQYPSMDELAEMLPSVLTQLQVKSVIGIGVGAGAYILTKLALNEPALVEALVLINIDPCAKGWVDWAASKLSGWTSNLVDTIMGHHFSADELTDNMEIVQTYRLHISQDVPQDNLAMFYNSYDSRTELQIERPLPGLNENSVNTLRCPALLVVGDTSPAVDVVVECNSRLNPTKTTLLKMADCGGLPQVVQPGKLAEAFKYFVQGMSYMPTVGMTRLVRSRTHSASSVGSTDGVRSRSSTNVLPEGALSASPPLTATTRRTIQMMA
- the LOC144514322 gene encoding protein NDRG3-like isoform X2 → MSDCVDLHQISCSLGVEGEHDVETAHGVLHVTMRGVAKGNRPTILTYHDVGLNHKSCFNSLFNYEDMQEVTQHFSVLHVDAPGQQENAPVFPTGYQYPSMDELAEMLPSVLTQLQVKSVIGIGVGAGAYILTKLALNEPALVEALVLINIDPCAKGWVDWAASKLSGWTSNLVDTIMGHHFSADELTDNMEIVQTYRLHISQDVPQDNLAMFYNSYDSRTELQIERPLPGLNENSVNTLRCPALLVVGDTSPAVDVVVECNSRLNPTKTTLLKMADCGGLPQVVQPGKLAEAFKYFVQGMSYMPTVGMTRLVRSRTHSASSVGSTDGVRSRSSTNVLPEGALSASPPLTATTRRTIQMMA